Proteins encoded in a region of the Ranitomeya imitator isolate aRanImi1 chromosome 9, aRanImi1.pri, whole genome shotgun sequence genome:
- the LOC138649741 gene encoding uncharacterized protein has protein sequence YEQQTRDTLVALCKSQHIDSASKNKAQLVADLVQWEAARDQSQSSEAAEASTSEHGAAAEVQPLNAGPVSNPGELDPHLQAALKEFPIDDHEGRRQLIQQYRQEAQRAEREARAEREARAEREAQAQRAERQAEREYQLQLARLQMQGLSQTNREPSSAQIPKPRPDHFPVMEKDGDLDTFLRAFEKACRQYRLPTDEWARYLTPGLKGKALEAFAALPQEQDGDYEAIKQALIAKYQLTPEVYRRKFRTLQRGPHDSYSDVVHGLGTHFDQWTQGLSVTTFAQLRDLMIKDQFFHLCPAEVRQFVMDREPKDVTKAAQIADAYEANRRSEARKPVTTSWRGGKPATNASTPASQHTRGPVPVANSTRPTTEPRACYTCKRPGHISTFCPDRPKN, from the coding sequence tatgagcagcagaccagagacacccttgtcgccttatgcaagtcacagcacattgactctgcaagcaaaaacaaagcccaactggtcgcagatctggtgcaatgggaagccgctcgagaccaatctcagagctcagaggccgcagaagccagcacaagcgaacatggtgctgcagcagaggtccaaccactgaatgctggccctgttagcaatccgggcgaattggacccccacctgcaggcggccttgaaagaattccccattgacgaccatgagggacgtcggcagctgattcagcaataccggcaggaggcccagcgagctgagagagaggcccgagctgagagagaggcccgagctgagagagaggcacaggcccagcgagccgagcggcaagctgagcgggagtaccagctgcagttagcccgactgcaaatgcaggggttgtctcagaccaaccgtgagcccagcagcgctcagatacctaagccccggcccgatcacttccctgttatggagaaggacggagacttggacacttttctgcgggcctttgagaaagcctgcagacagtaccggctgcctacagatgaatgggcccgatacctgacaccagggctgaaaggtaaagctctggaggcgtttgctgccctccctcaagaacaagatggagactatgaggccatcaagcaggctctgatagccaagtaccagcttacacccgaggtgtaccgtagaaagttccggaccctccaacgtggcccacacgacagttacagtgatgtggtgcatggactggggacccactttgaccagtggacccaaggactgtcagtgaccacctttgcacagctgcgagacctgatgatcaaagaccagttttttcatctttgcccagctgaggtgcgacagttcgtgatggacagagaacccaaagacgtgacgaaagcagcgcagattgccgatgcctatgaggccaaccgtagatcggaagcgcggaagccagtcaccaccagctggagagggggtaagcctgcaaccaacgccagtacccctgccagccaacacaccagaggtcctgtccctgtggccaacagcaccagacctaccaccgaacctcgcgcgtgttacacctgcaagcggcctgggcatatcagtaccttctgtccagacaggccgaagaac